Proteins encoded together in one Apis cerana isolate GH-2021 linkage group LG4, AcerK_1.0, whole genome shotgun sequence window:
- the LOC108002279 gene encoding protein bcn92 produces MASRKDILNLYRNLIRETKKWNLYNFRMYTLRKIRYEFQQNKTVQDKKKINEYYNKGLENLEVIKRQVIIGNLYAFKPLIIETIKKKNNLN; encoded by the exons ATGGCTAGtcgaaaagatattttgaatctttatCGAAACTTAATTCGAGAAACTAAAAAATggaatctttataattttcg gatGTATACTTTACGTAAAATTCGATATGAGtttcaacaaaataaaacagtacaagataaaaagaagattaatgaatattacaataaaggACTGGAAAATCTTGAGGTTATTAAGAGACAAGTAATAATTGGGAATCTTTACGCTTTTAAaccattaattattgaaactattaaaaaaaaaaataatttaaattaa
- the LOC108002268 gene encoding syntaxin-16 yields the protein MAMRNLTEPFVLMRNNALQSKHIYAEQNLSDRMALVTSDSGTSDNVELKNVNLESNAPPIWTDALEETQYILSRLRVKIDSLIELHAKQLTRPTLDDTSQEERQMEQLTREIGRAFSNGYHQVQAIKAAARHTTGSAERQLAISAVMALSTALQELGLRYRSAQNHYLTQIKSREERSNQFFTEDQSIFLNNTTTDTWLMESNEVNSDSWENNEQKQDSVLLQLEDPEDKMKLAMEREEQIGNIVQSIADLRHIFKDLATMVQEQGTILDRIDYNIEQTQIQVQEGYKQLKKADSYQRANKKLYCIVVLAGAIILVSFLFVVFKT from the exons ATGGCTATGCGAAATTTAACAGAACCATTTGTTTTAATGCGAAATAATGCTTTACAAAGCAAGCACATATATGCTGAACAG AATTTGTCTGATCGAATGGCACTAGTAACTTCGGATTCTGGTACTTCGGATAATGTTGAACTAAAAAATGTCAATTTGGAAAGTAATGCACCACCTATATGGACTGATGCTTTGGAAGAgacacaatatattttaagtagaTTACGTGTTAAAATAGACAGTTTAATAGAATTACATGCTAAACAATTAACTAGGCCAACATTAGATGATACTTCCCAG GAAGAAAGACAAATGGAACAACTGACACGAGAAATAGGACGTGCATTTTCTAATGGTTATCATCAAGTACAAGCTATAAAAGCTGCAGCAAGACATACTACTGGATCTGCAGAACGACAATTAGCCATAAGCGCGGTAATGGCTCTTTCAACAGCTTTACAAGAGCTGGGTCTTCGATACAGATCAGCTCAGAATCACTATTTAACAC agATTAAAtcaagagaagaaagaagtaaTCAGTTCTTTACAGAagatcaatcaatatttttaaataatactacaACAGACACATGGTTAATGGAATCAAATGAAGTAAATTCAGATTCTTGGGAAAACAATGAACAAAAACAAGATTCTGTACTATTACAATTAGAGGATCCAGAAGACAAAATGAAATTAGCTATGGAAAGAGAAGAACAGATTGGTAATATAGTGCAAAGTATAGCAGATCTCAgacatatatttaaa GATTTAGCAACCATGGTGCAGGAACAAGGTACTATTCTAGAtagaattgattataatattgaacaaaCACAAATACAAGTACAAGAAGGTtacaaacaattgaaaaaagcTGATTCTTATCAAAGAGCCAATAAGAAATTGTATTGCATAGTTGTTCTTGCAGGTGCTATCATTCTAGTCAGTTTTCTTTTTGTCGTatttaaaacatga
- the LOC108002246 gene encoding oxidative stress-induced growth inhibitor 1 isoform X1, whose translation MQNCCDESDSDGDNDVIYKDVVIIGNGPSGICLSFMLAGNWPYYTGEPHPADEMLTARLHFSTRSGNEECYDTANQELESETNHQWQQNDVRSKGYDEKDGGRGLASSTRCKLECLSSGLEGRIGGRPLALLMDQLQHPCVDAGLDVPSLLTWKSVDQHPEHKVIDHIVLGKGQPGGSWQSMDPNVLTISLNRWMSLPDLDIRQWEMLIESEQFRNTNSIESESYYTFHEKPNACKTASRISVGTVAAYYKDYVRIKRLEQYFRCETIVTSVRTACDPDINCQKKDYNWIVDGFDKQTGKPFRYRCKRVVLATGTTDLSNQLGIPGENSQPDWITHDLNKLELRLDHLIDQHQANELEERQVINPILVIGAGLSAADAIMAARFRGIPVLHAFRDSSNEWNKPDDEKIRTIYDKLQGLPSSMYPEYHKVYEMMADGGTNYPLYRALPGYTLLGFTGNENDFNDTTGFEKQPIVTFSDPDGCVHTFRVSTVAILIGYKPDLSYLKDNGIGLGKYSDKSIDGKSNPIDVDNFTYEVTKASKNGLYALGPLVGDNFVRYILGGAFAILVHILTTSTPT comes from the exons atgcaAAATTGTTGCGACGAGAGTGACAGCGACGGTGACAACGATGTCATTTATAAGGATGTGGTTATTAtag GAAACGGACCAAGTGGAATATGTCTTTCTTTCATGCTTGCTGGAAATTGGCCATATTACACTGGTGAACCACATCCCGCGGATGAAATGCTCACAGCCAGACTACACTTCAGCACAAGATCTGGAAACGAAGAGTGTTACGATACGGCGAATCAAGAATTAGAGAGTGAAACTAATCATCAATGGCAGCAGAATGATGTCAGATCAAAAGGATATGATGAAAAAGATGGCGGAAGGGGATTAGCGAGCAGTACTCGTTGCAAACTCGAATGTCTTTCTTCCGGGTTGGAGGGTAGAATCGGTGGTCGACCTTTGGCTCTTCTTATGGATCAACTTCAACATCCTTGTGTAGATGCCGGCCTCGATGTTCCATCTTTGCTTACTTGGAAATCAGTTGACCAACATCCTGAGCATAAAGTGATAGATCACATTGTGCTCGGTAAAGGTCAACCCGGTGGTTCATGGCAG TCGATGGATCCAAATGTATTAACCATCAGCTTGAATCGATGGATGTCGTTGCCCGATTTGGACATAAGACAATGGGAGATGTTGATCGAGTCCGAACAATTTCGGAACACAAATTCAATAGAGAGTGAatcatattatacatttcatgAGAAACCAAATGCGTGTAAGACAGCTAGCAGAATTTCTGTTGGTACAGTGGCTGCCTATTACAAAGACTATGTACGCATAAAGAGGTTGGAACAATATTTTCGATG CGAGACTATAGTTACTTCGGTGAGAACGGCCTGTGATCCGGATATTAATTGccagaaaaaagattataattggATAGTAGATGGTTTTGACAAACAAACTGGAAAACCATTCCGTTATCGATGTAAAAGAGTCGTTCTTGCCACAGGCACAACTGATTTATCAAATCAGTTAGGCATACCTGGTGAAAACTCTCAACCCGATTGGATAACACATGACTTAAACAAATTAGAATTGAGATTAGATCACCTGATTGATCAACATCAAG CAAATGAATTAGAAGAAAGACAAGTAATCAATCCGATATTAGTAATTGGTGCTGGATTAAGCGCTGCGGATGCAATTATGGCTGCACGCTTTCGCGGCATTCCTGTATTGCATGCCTTTCGTGACTCGTCCAACGAATGGAACAAGCCAGATGACGAGAAGATACGCactatttatgataaattacaaGGCCTTCCTAGCTCCATGTATCCTGAATATCATAAGGTATACGAAATGATGGCTGATGGTGGTACTAATTATCCTCTATACAGAGCATTACCAGGATATACGTTACTCGGATTTACTGGAAATGAAAACGATTTTAATGATACTACCGGATTTGAAAAACAACCAATAGTTACTTTTTCAGATCCTGATGGATGTGTACATACATTTCGTGTTTCTACAGTAGCCATACTTATCG GTTACAAGCCTGATTTgtcttatttaaaagataacgGTATCGGTCTTGGAAAATATTCCGACAAATCCATAGATGGTAAATCGAATCCAATTGATGttgataattttacttatgaaGTAACAAAAGCTTCGAAAAATGGACTTTATGCTTTGGGTCCTTTAGTTGGTGATAATTTCGTACGTTATATTCTCGGTGGAGCGTTTGCAATTTTAGTTCACATTCTGACTACCTCAACTCCTACTTAA
- the LOC108002246 gene encoding oxidative stress-induced growth inhibitor 1 isoform X2 has protein sequence MLAGNWPYYTGEPHPADEMLTARLHFSTRSGNEECYDTANQELESETNHQWQQNDVRSKGYDEKDGGRGLASSTRCKLECLSSGLEGRIGGRPLALLMDQLQHPCVDAGLDVPSLLTWKSVDQHPEHKVIDHIVLGKGQPGGSWQSMDPNVLTISLNRWMSLPDLDIRQWEMLIESEQFRNTNSIESESYYTFHEKPNACKTASRISVGTVAAYYKDYVRIKRLEQYFRCETIVTSVRTACDPDINCQKKDYNWIVDGFDKQTGKPFRYRCKRVVLATGTTDLSNQLGIPGENSQPDWITHDLNKLELRLDHLIDQHQANELEERQVINPILVIGAGLSAADAIMAARFRGIPVLHAFRDSSNEWNKPDDEKIRTIYDKLQGLPSSMYPEYHKVYEMMADGGTNYPLYRALPGYTLLGFTGNENDFNDTTGFEKQPIVTFSDPDGCVHTFRVSTVAILIGYKPDLSYLKDNGIGLGKYSDKSIDGKSNPIDVDNFTYEVTKASKNGLYALGPLVGDNFVRYILGGAFAILVHILTTSTPT, from the exons ATGCTTGCTGGAAATTGGCCATATTACACTGGTGAACCACATCCCGCGGATGAAATGCTCACAGCCAGACTACACTTCAGCACAAGATCTGGAAACGAAGAGTGTTACGATACGGCGAATCAAGAATTAGAGAGTGAAACTAATCATCAATGGCAGCAGAATGATGTCAGATCAAAAGGATATGATGAAAAAGATGGCGGAAGGGGATTAGCGAGCAGTACTCGTTGCAAACTCGAATGTCTTTCTTCCGGGTTGGAGGGTAGAATCGGTGGTCGACCTTTGGCTCTTCTTATGGATCAACTTCAACATCCTTGTGTAGATGCCGGCCTCGATGTTCCATCTTTGCTTACTTGGAAATCAGTTGACCAACATCCTGAGCATAAAGTGATAGATCACATTGTGCTCGGTAAAGGTCAACCCGGTGGTTCATGGCAG TCGATGGATCCAAATGTATTAACCATCAGCTTGAATCGATGGATGTCGTTGCCCGATTTGGACATAAGACAATGGGAGATGTTGATCGAGTCCGAACAATTTCGGAACACAAATTCAATAGAGAGTGAatcatattatacatttcatgAGAAACCAAATGCGTGTAAGACAGCTAGCAGAATTTCTGTTGGTACAGTGGCTGCCTATTACAAAGACTATGTACGCATAAAGAGGTTGGAACAATATTTTCGATG CGAGACTATAGTTACTTCGGTGAGAACGGCCTGTGATCCGGATATTAATTGccagaaaaaagattataattggATAGTAGATGGTTTTGACAAACAAACTGGAAAACCATTCCGTTATCGATGTAAAAGAGTCGTTCTTGCCACAGGCACAACTGATTTATCAAATCAGTTAGGCATACCTGGTGAAAACTCTCAACCCGATTGGATAACACATGACTTAAACAAATTAGAATTGAGATTAGATCACCTGATTGATCAACATCAAG CAAATGAATTAGAAGAAAGACAAGTAATCAATCCGATATTAGTAATTGGTGCTGGATTAAGCGCTGCGGATGCAATTATGGCTGCACGCTTTCGCGGCATTCCTGTATTGCATGCCTTTCGTGACTCGTCCAACGAATGGAACAAGCCAGATGACGAGAAGATACGCactatttatgataaattacaaGGCCTTCCTAGCTCCATGTATCCTGAATATCATAAGGTATACGAAATGATGGCTGATGGTGGTACTAATTATCCTCTATACAGAGCATTACCAGGATATACGTTACTCGGATTTACTGGAAATGAAAACGATTTTAATGATACTACCGGATTTGAAAAACAACCAATAGTTACTTTTTCAGATCCTGATGGATGTGTACATACATTTCGTGTTTCTACAGTAGCCATACTTATCG GTTACAAGCCTGATTTgtcttatttaaaagataacgGTATCGGTCTTGGAAAATATTCCGACAAATCCATAGATGGTAAATCGAATCCAATTGATGttgataattttacttatgaaGTAACAAAAGCTTCGAAAAATGGACTTTATGCTTTGGGTCCTTTAGTTGGTGATAATTTCGTACGTTATATTCTCGGTGGAGCGTTTGCAATTTTAGTTCACATTCTGACTACCTCAACTCCTACTTAA
- the LOC108001771 gene encoding protein-L-isoaspartate(D-aspartate) O-methyltransferase-like isoform X2, which produces MWNMAWHCSGTTNQEMVTKLKEAGILTTDRAEAAMLAVDRGNYYHESNPYLDQPRKIGYNVTISAPHMHAYALSILSDQLFDGAKALDVGSGSGYLTACMAFMVGSRGCVIGIDHIPELIEISTKNVSEDCPHFIQEERVKFVVGDGRLGYAADSPYNAIHVGAAAETLPQQLIDQLTPGGRLICPVVAIEGFQRFQDLVQVDKNIDGTITKKKLMQVSYIPLTDPATQLLND; this is translated from the exons A tgtgGAACATGGCATGGCATTGCAGTGGAACTACAAACCAAGAAATGGTAACCAAATTAAAAG AAGCAGGTATTCTAACAACAGACAGAGCAGAAGCTGCGATGCTTGCTGTAGATAGAGGAAACTATTATCATGAATCAAATCCGTATCTTGATCAACCAAGAAAAATTGGTTACAATGTTACTATTAGTGCCCCTCACatg caTGCATATGCCTTGTCTATTCTATCTGACCAATTGTTCGATGGAGCAAAAGCATTGGATGTTGGATCTGGATCTGGTTACCTGACTGCATGTATGGCATTCATGGTTGGTTCACGTGGTTGTGTAATCGGAATCGATCATATTCcagaattaatagaaatttctacGAAAAACGTAAGCGAAGATTGTCCTCATTTCATCCAGGAAGAACGCGTTAAATTTGTAG TGGGAGACGGCCGATTGGGATATGCTGCTGACAGCCCTTACAATGCGATTCACGTTGGAGCAGCAGCGGAAACTCTACCACAACAG TTAATAGATCAACTGACTCCTGGTGGACGGCTAATTTGTCCAGTTGTTGCTATAGAAGGTTTTCAAAGGTTTCAAGATCTGGTACAAGTAGATAAAAACATAGATGGTACAatcacaaagaaaaaattaatgcaaGTTTCTTATATTCCTCTTACTGATCCTGCAactcaattattaaatgattaa
- the LOC108001771 gene encoding protein-L-isoaspartate(D-aspartate) O-methyltransferase-like isoform X1 has protein sequence MHIWRCNMYTLKYVRTYLAQLDNGKKVWNMAWHCSGTTNQEMVTKLKEAGILTTDRAEAAMLAVDRGNYYHESNPYLDQPRKIGYNVTISAPHMHAYALSILSDQLFDGAKALDVGSGSGYLTACMAFMVGSRGCVIGIDHIPELIEISTKNVSEDCPHFIQEERVKFVVGDGRLGYAADSPYNAIHVGAAAETLPQQLIDQLTPGGRLICPVVAIEGFQRFQDLVQVDKNIDGTITKKKLMQVSYIPLTDPATQLLND, from the exons ATGCATATATGGAGATGCAACATGTATACCCTTAAATACGTCAGAACGTATCTGGCGCAACTAGATAACGGTAAAAAAG tgtgGAACATGGCATGGCATTGCAGTGGAACTACAAACCAAGAAATGGTAACCAAATTAAAAG AAGCAGGTATTCTAACAACAGACAGAGCAGAAGCTGCGATGCTTGCTGTAGATAGAGGAAACTATTATCATGAATCAAATCCGTATCTTGATCAACCAAGAAAAATTGGTTACAATGTTACTATTAGTGCCCCTCACatg caTGCATATGCCTTGTCTATTCTATCTGACCAATTGTTCGATGGAGCAAAAGCATTGGATGTTGGATCTGGATCTGGTTACCTGACTGCATGTATGGCATTCATGGTTGGTTCACGTGGTTGTGTAATCGGAATCGATCATATTCcagaattaatagaaatttctacGAAAAACGTAAGCGAAGATTGTCCTCATTTCATCCAGGAAGAACGCGTTAAATTTGTAG TGGGAGACGGCCGATTGGGATATGCTGCTGACAGCCCTTACAATGCGATTCACGTTGGAGCAGCAGCGGAAACTCTACCACAACAG TTAATAGATCAACTGACTCCTGGTGGACGGCTAATTTGTCCAGTTGTTGCTATAGAAGGTTTTCAAAGGTTTCAAGATCTGGTACAAGTAGATAAAAACATAGATGGTACAatcacaaagaaaaaattaatgcaaGTTTCTTATATTCCTCTTACTGATCCTGCAactcaattattaaatgattaa
- the LOC108002112 gene encoding facilitated trehalose transporter Tret1-like, whose amino-acid sequence MTEVNKVDDEPGKYRQLLVALIANIATISLGTMIGWQSPIIPQLQTENPPVGVRPMTDEEASWVIGITCISAAFTSLTVGTIANKFGRKVTGCLMSLPLCGCWLFTIFATEHVHLYIARFFSGISGGMVLFLVPMYVSEIASDGIRGMLGSLLVFILNGGILLAYVIGTILSYRSFAIAMLILPLFYIASFVFVPETPVYLIRRNRIDEATRSLMWFRGGHVPTVEREILRLKQEINVSEQTIKLSDLFRDRATIKGLFITLGLFAGQQMAGIFIMISYTETIFKMSGSSLSPNDSAIIVGAIQVFGSYLSTILVERAGRRPLLLTSCLGMGICHYTIGVFCYLKTLQYDVSQFSWISILALSIFMISYGLGMGPGPYIVSSEILNRDVSNVVITMGIFTAWGMAFVIVKLFPTIVDLLGINGCFFLLGSFCLIIFAFLFIIMPETKGQPRQLILDRLNGISNVLDKTKYVSSNDIKTIPKPELI is encoded by the exons atgactgAAGTGAATAAGGTTGATGACGAGCCGGGGAAGTATCGACAACTTCTTGTGGCGTTAATCG caaatatCGCGACTATATCGCTTGGAACTATGATAGGTTGGCAGTCACCTATAATACCTCAATTACAAACTGAAAATCCTCCAGTAGGTGTTAGGCCTATGACGGACGAGGAAGCATCCTGGGTAATTGGAATCACATGCATATCAGCCGCTTTCACGAGTTTGACAGTCGGTACTATAGCGAATAAATTCGGGCGTAAGGTGACTGGATGTTTAATGAGTTTGCCACTTTGCGGCTGTTGGCTATTTACTATCTTTGCAACAGAACacgtacatttatatatagcaCGTTTCTTTTCGGGAATATCTGGCGGAATGGTATTGTTCTTGGTGCCAATGTATGTGTCTGAAATTGCGTCCGATGGAATACGTGGCATGTTGGGTAGTTTACTAGTATTCATATTGAACGGAGGTATTCTTTTGGCATATGTAATCGGTACTATACTTTCGTATCGTTCGTTTGCAATTGCTATGCTTATACTTCCGTTATTTTATATCGCATCGTTCGTTTTTGTACCGGAAACACCTGTATATCTAATACGACGTAATCGAATCGACGAAGCTACTAG ATCTCTGATGTGGTTTAGAGGTGGACACGTGCCGACtgtagagagagaaatattgcgtctgaaacaagaaataaacGTTTCCGAGCAAACAATTAAACTATCAGATCTGTTTCGAGATCGAGCAACGATTAAGGGACTTTTTATTACTCTAGGATTGTTTGCTGGGCAACAAATGGCCGGGATATTTATTAtg ATAAGTTACACAGAAACCATATTTAAGATGTCAGGAAGTTCATTATCACCAAATGATTCGGCGATTATTGTAGGTGCCATTCAAGTGTTCGGCTCGTATTTATCCACGATTTTGGTGGAAAGAGCTGGTAGAAGGCCATTGCTTTTAACGTCTTGTTTAGGGATGGGTATATGTCATTATACCATTGGAGTGTTTTGTTACCTGAAAACACTTCAATACGATGTCAGTCAATTTAGTTGGATTTCGATCTTAGCCTTGTCCATTTTTATGATTAGCTACGGTTTAGGCATGGGGCCAGGTCCGTACATAGTTTCTTCGGAAATACTTAATCGAGATGTTTCAAATGTGGTGATAACGATGGGAATATTCACCGCTTGGGGCATGGCATTCGTGATCGTTAAATTATTCCCAACTATAGTCGATTTGTTAGGTATAAACGGttgttttttccttctcgGTAGCTTTTGTCTGATTATCTTTGcattcctttttataattatgccAGAAACAAAGGGTCAGCCACGTCAATTAATCTTGGATCGACTTAATGGAATATCTAATGTGTTAGACAAGACAAAATACGTTTCttcaaatgatattaaaactatACCGAAACCCGAACTAATTTGA